One Acidobacteriota bacterium DNA segment encodes these proteins:
- a CDS encoding class I SAM-dependent methyltransferase, whose translation MRGVEQIPWLYDAMMAISEWRGLARWRAWVAGGAGDRVLEVGCGSGRNLPHYDAETRVVALEPDWTMLLVARRRAPGAVLVLGRAEELPFAEEHFDTVVSALVFCSVDDPDIALAEVGRVLRPGGELRMMEHVRSEHPVLGKLQDWSQPLWTRVAGGCRPNRCTEASVEAAGFVITSDGRRRSGVMRRFAARWGGSSEPEPATESETASTPGP comes from the coding sequence ATGCGAGGCGTAGAACAGATTCCGTGGCTATACGACGCCATGATGGCGATCTCCGAGTGGCGAGGTCTCGCCCGCTGGCGAGCCTGGGTCGCTGGAGGAGCCGGCGACCGGGTCCTGGAAGTCGGCTGTGGCAGCGGCCGGAATCTTCCCCACTACGACGCAGAGACTCGAGTCGTGGCCTTGGAGCCGGATTGGACCATGCTGCTGGTGGCACGGCGACGGGCTCCCGGGGCGGTCCTGGTGCTGGGCCGAGCCGAAGAGCTGCCTTTTGCCGAGGAGCACTTCGACACGGTGGTCAGCGCGCTGGTCTTCTGCAGTGTCGACGACCCCGACATCGCCCTGGCGGAGGTGGGGAGGGTGCTGCGGCCCGGCGGCGAGCTGCGAATGATGGAGCACGTGCGCTCCGAGCACCCGGTCCTCGGCAAGCTCCAGGATTGGTCTCAGCCGCTGTGGACCCGGGTTGCGGGAGGCTGTCGCCCCAATCGCTGCACCGAGGCATCGGTGGAGGCGGCGGGTTTCGTCATCACCTCCGACGGTCGCCGGCGCAGTGGCGTGATGCGGCGCTTTGCGGCTCGATGGGGCGGAAGCTCGGAGCCGGAGCCGGCCACGGAATCGGAGACCGCGAGTACCCCGGGGCCCTGA
- a CDS encoding beta-ketoacyl synthase N-terminal-like domain-containing protein gives MTRIGVFGWGVVAPRSPDIDTFAHNLESSESWLGPFNGFGRDNFLVGQPELRFRDYRPWVDERFKPNRFPQLDEKMDRPTKYALASFIQALSQNPGIEDELTRLGTAAHVYVGTGIGNIATIHDASLTLHRAQRSWNRFWAQPERNPALRDFLAHGTPPDDQEIPADPEQAPVEERDLAEDAWWAFWADRSTELGEYLTELGEIESLSVEGDVEAGKIRLMREKRRRQSRLQKRWEAPEPPWRQVSANVIWNIHNTPASQISMLGRITGLAFAPVAACSTFGVGLKLAMDTIRRGEAKAVVVGATDPPPHPLIVGAFYAGRVINADGAVSKPLGGLRGTHVAGGAVVWIVGDYDHMTARGFKPLGMELLAAGVSADADHIITPSQEGPTEALRQALAGAHVAPEDIASWDLHATATPGDFQEISTLRGVLPESVLVTARKGTFGHGMAAGGGWELTAQYLGYQRGQLYPTPLTEDELNPAIAEVHRHFVFDQACAAPPGPVGKLSSGIGGINACIVSRPWE, from the coding sequence TTGACCAGAATCGGAGTCTTCGGATGGGGTGTCGTCGCGCCCCGATCACCGGATATCGACACCTTCGCCCACAACCTGGAAAGCAGCGAGAGCTGGCTCGGCCCGTTCAACGGGTTCGGCCGGGACAACTTCCTCGTCGGCCAGCCGGAGCTGCGCTTCCGCGACTATCGCCCCTGGGTCGACGAGCGGTTCAAGCCGAACCGCTTTCCTCAGCTGGACGAGAAGATGGACCGGCCGACCAAATACGCACTGGCCAGCTTCATCCAGGCGTTGAGTCAGAACCCGGGCATCGAGGACGAGCTGACCCGCCTGGGCACCGCCGCCCACGTCTACGTCGGCACCGGCATCGGCAATATCGCCACCATCCACGACGCCTCCCTCACCCTCCACCGTGCCCAGCGGAGCTGGAATCGCTTCTGGGCTCAGCCGGAGCGCAATCCGGCGCTGCGAGACTTCCTCGCCCACGGCACGCCGCCGGACGACCAGGAAATCCCCGCCGACCCGGAGCAGGCGCCGGTGGAAGAGCGAGACCTGGCGGAAGACGCCTGGTGGGCGTTCTGGGCCGATCGCTCGACCGAGCTAGGGGAGTATCTGACGGAGCTGGGGGAGATCGAATCCCTCTCCGTGGAAGGGGATGTGGAGGCGGGGAAGATCCGCCTGATGCGGGAGAAGCGGCGCCGCCAAAGCCGGCTGCAGAAGCGCTGGGAGGCTCCGGAGCCCCCGTGGCGGCAGGTCAGCGCCAACGTGATCTGGAATATTCACAACACGCCGGCCTCCCAGATCTCCATGCTCGGCCGCATCACCGGTTTGGCCTTCGCCCCGGTGGCGGCGTGTTCCACCTTCGGCGTCGGCCTCAAGCTGGCCATGGACACCATCCGCCGCGGCGAGGCCAAGGCGGTGGTGGTGGGCGCCACCGATCCGCCACCCCACCCGCTCATCGTCGGCGCCTTCTACGCCGGCCGGGTAATCAACGCCGACGGCGCCGTGTCCAAGCCCCTGGGCGGCCTACGAGGCACCCACGTCGCTGGCGGCGCGGTGGTGTGGATTGTCGGTGACTATGACCACATGACCGCCCGCGGCTTCAAGCCCCTGGGGATGGAGCTACTGGCCGCCGGCGTCAGCGCCGACGCGGACCACATCATCACCCCGTCCCAGGAAGGTCCCACGGAAGCCCTCCGTCAGGCCCTCGCCGGCGCCCACGTGGCGCCGGAGGACATCGCCTCCTGGGACCTCCACGCCACCGCCACCCCCGGCGACTTCCAGGAGATCTCCACCCTCCGCGGTGTGCTGCCGGAGAGCGTGCTGGTCACCGCCCGCAAGGGCACCTTCGGTCACGGCATGGCCGCTGGCGGCGGCTGGGAGCTCACCGCCCAATATCTCGGTTACCAACGCGGCCAGCTCTACCCCACCCCGCTGACGGAGGACGAGCTCAACCCCGCCATCGCCGAGGTCCACCGCCACTTCGTCTTCGACCAAGCCTGCGCGGCCCCGCCGGGGCCGGTGGGCAAGCTCTCCAGCGGCATCGGCGGCATCAACGCTTGTATCGTGTCGCGGCCTTGGGAGTGA
- a CDS encoding helical backbone metal receptor, with product MRIISLCPSLTELVFDLGAGEEVVGRTRYCIEPKGVVESVPVLGGTKNPKVEEVVRLAPDLVLLNEEENRREDAEALIEAGLTCRSYLPQTVEDTAAMVCDIGAAVGRTEAGERIAGEIEARAEAAREAAKRGPEVSWAYLIWRKPWMAAGGDTFVDALLTLPGGRNVFGTHEERYPAVTAEELRTADPQRIWLSSEPFPFENKHIDEIASATGLPPSRFRLVDGQDLSWHGSRTRRGIDYAVELLEEARKELAPASPS from the coding sequence ATGCGCATCATCTCCCTCTGTCCGAGCCTCACCGAGCTGGTCTTCGATCTGGGGGCTGGTGAGGAGGTGGTGGGGCGGACGCGGTACTGCATTGAGCCCAAGGGCGTCGTGGAGTCGGTGCCGGTGCTGGGTGGGACGAAGAATCCCAAGGTGGAGGAGGTCGTTCGGTTGGCGCCGGACCTGGTCTTGCTCAACGAGGAAGAGAACCGCCGCGAGGACGCCGAGGCGCTCATCGAAGCGGGACTCACCTGCCGGAGCTACCTGCCCCAGACCGTCGAAGACACTGCCGCCATGGTGTGCGATATCGGGGCGGCCGTGGGGCGTACCGAGGCCGGGGAGAGGATCGCTGGCGAGATCGAGGCGCGGGCAGAAGCGGCTCGGGAAGCGGCGAAGCGGGGGCCGGAGGTTTCCTGGGCCTATCTGATCTGGCGCAAGCCCTGGATGGCTGCCGGGGGCGACACGTTTGTTGACGCTCTGCTGACCCTGCCCGGTGGCCGCAACGTTTTCGGTACCCACGAAGAGCGCTACCCGGCGGTCACCGCCGAGGAGCTTCGCACCGCCGATCCGCAACGCATCTGGCTCTCCTCCGAACCCTTCCCCTTCGAGAACAAGCACATCGACGAGATCGCCTCCGCCACCGGCCTGCCGCCCTCCCGCTTTCGCCTGGTGGACGGCCAGGATCTCTCCTGGCACGGCTCCCGCACCCGGCGGGGCATCGACTACGCGGTGGAGCTGCTGGAGGAGGCGCGGAAAGAGCTGGCGCCGGCGAGCCCTAGCTGA
- a CDS encoding fatty acid desaturase has protein sequence MARAADFSDSADRPLSPMGWVNAAGFLAIHLGCIAAFFLPFSWSLVGLAVALYLVRMFAITAGYHRYFSHRSFKTSRVFQTVLAVLGLLSIQKGPLWWAAHHRHHHRHSDQPEDLHSPHQDGLYWSHLGWILSGDYEATDTKRIADFAKYPELRWLDRYHQVPALVMGALLLAFGGLPAFVWGFCISTVATWHATFAINSLTHLIGKRRYATTDDSRNNFVLALLTLGEGWHNNHHYYKSSVRQGFYWWEVDISYYVLKALSAVGIVWDLKTPPRHIVEGNRLDRPAEPTSADVTELAPADESEVRAA, from the coding sequence ATGGCCCGAGCTGCTGATTTCTCCGACTCCGCCGACCGCCCCCTGAGCCCTATGGGTTGGGTCAACGCCGCCGGCTTTCTCGCAATCCACCTCGGCTGCATCGCCGCCTTCTTCCTGCCCTTCTCCTGGAGCCTGGTGGGCCTGGCGGTGGCGCTCTATCTGGTCCGGATGTTCGCCATCACCGCCGGCTATCACCGCTATTTCTCCCACCGCAGCTTCAAGACCAGCCGTGTCTTCCAGACGGTGTTGGCGGTGCTCGGCCTGCTGTCGATCCAGAAGGGACCTCTCTGGTGGGCCGCCCACCACCGCCACCATCACCGCCACAGCGACCAGCCGGAGGATCTCCATTCCCCGCACCAGGACGGCCTGTATTGGTCCCACCTGGGGTGGATTCTGAGCGGCGACTATGAGGCCACCGACACGAAGCGCATCGCCGATTTCGCCAAATACCCGGAGCTGCGCTGGCTCGACCGCTACCACCAGGTACCGGCGCTGGTCATGGGCGCCCTGCTGCTGGCCTTCGGTGGCCTGCCGGCTTTCGTGTGGGGCTTCTGCATCTCCACCGTCGCCACCTGGCACGCCACCTTCGCCATCAACAGCCTCACCCACCTCATCGGCAAGCGCCGCTACGCCACCACCGATGACAGCCGCAACAATTTCGTCCTCGCCCTCCTCACCCTCGGCGAGGGCTGGCACAACAACCACCACTACTACAAGTCGTCGGTGCGCCAGGGCTTCTATTGGTGGGAGGTGGACATCTCCTACTACGTCCTCAAGGCCCTTTCCGCCGTGGGCATTGTGTGGGACCTCAAAACCCCACCCCGCCACATTGTCGAAGGCAACCGCCTCGACCGCCCTGCGGAGCCCACCTCCGCCGACGTCACCGAGCTCGCCCCGGCGGACGAGTCGGAGGTGCGGGCGGCCTAG
- a CDS encoding HAMP domain-containing sensor histidine kinase, with translation MGRRSSLYIVLSYTVSLLFTTLLLVMWVIYVLRAQARINELAAGVGVSQENFHWWILAAGCLLFALVIAGLTHQLAQTLSARRYSAKQDDFVASITHELKSPLAAIRLHAQTLLQSDIDRAEQERFLGYIEQQAVRMEGLVDNVLETSRLQARRDRLRLEPLELRPFLEGHLEEVRERIQSQGLTFSPSIDTDAWVLATEDALYRILDNLLENAASFSSHGGEIRLLAQDGPRRTVVLAVEDDGIGIPKSELRRVFDRFYQIGREIRGRRRGTGLGLAITQGLVREMNGTIKAESPEGRPGVRFEVVLPQVAASAPTASNLKNEAEAAR, from the coding sequence ATGGGCCGCCGAAGCTCCCTCTACATCGTTCTCAGCTATACCGTCTCGCTGCTCTTCACCACCCTGCTGCTGGTGATGTGGGTGATCTACGTATTGCGCGCCCAGGCGCGGATCAACGAGCTGGCGGCAGGGGTCGGGGTGAGCCAGGAGAATTTCCACTGGTGGATCCTCGCCGCCGGCTGCCTGCTCTTCGCCCTGGTCATCGCCGGCCTCACCCACCAACTGGCGCAGACCTTGTCGGCGCGCCGCTACTCCGCCAAGCAGGACGATTTCGTCGCCAGCATCACCCACGAGCTCAAATCGCCGCTGGCGGCCATTCGCCTGCACGCCCAGACTCTGCTGCAAAGCGACATCGACCGGGCGGAGCAGGAGCGCTTCCTGGGCTACATCGAGCAGCAGGCGGTGCGCATGGAAGGGCTGGTGGACAACGTGCTGGAGACCTCGCGGCTGCAGGCCCGGCGCGATCGCCTGCGCCTCGAGCCCCTGGAGCTGCGGCCGTTCCTCGAAGGCCACCTGGAGGAGGTGCGCGAACGCATCCAGAGCCAGGGACTGACCTTCTCCCCGAGCATCGACACCGACGCCTGGGTCTTGGCCACCGAGGATGCCCTCTACCGCATTCTCGACAACCTGCTGGAGAACGCCGCCAGCTTCTCCTCCCACGGCGGCGAAATCCGCCTGCTGGCTCAGGACGGCCCGCGGCGAACCGTCGTCCTGGCGGTGGAGGACGACGGCATCGGCATCCCCAAGAGCGAGCTGCGGCGGGTCTTCGACCGCTTCTACCAAATCGGCCGAGAGATCCGCGGCCGGCGCCGGGGCACCGGCCTTGGGCTGGCCATCACCCAGGGATTGGTGCGGGAGATGAACGGCACCATCAAGGCGGAATCGCCGGAAGGACGCCCCGGGGTGCGCTTCGAGGTCGTGCTGCCCCAGGTGGCGGCGTCCGCCCCAACAGCCTCGAACCTGAAGAACGAAGCAGAGGCAGCGAGGTAG
- a CDS encoding response regulator transcription factor: MEEKQDSPRILVVEDEEAIAQGLEFNLQRKGYRVDVTGDGADALERAEQEHYDLILLDVRLPEMDGFAVCTELRRREDFTPVLMLTARSQPDDVVYGLKTGADDYVTKPFDLAELLARVEVLLRRKQWTATDGDTDDQVERLDFGNFWVDFRTWQAKTRQGIRELSRKELAVMKMFAERPSQVISRRELLTEVWDLPNHPNTRVVDNVIVTLRKAFEENSWRPRFIRNVRGVGYRFVP, translated from the coding sequence ATGGAGGAGAAGCAGGACAGCCCGCGCATCCTGGTGGTAGAGGACGAGGAGGCCATCGCCCAAGGGCTGGAGTTCAACCTTCAGCGCAAAGGCTATCGGGTGGACGTCACCGGGGACGGCGCCGACGCTCTGGAGCGCGCGGAGCAGGAACACTACGACCTGATCCTCCTGGACGTGCGGCTGCCGGAGATGGACGGCTTCGCGGTGTGCACCGAGCTGCGCCGGCGGGAGGACTTCACCCCGGTGCTCATGCTCACCGCCCGCAGCCAGCCGGACGATGTGGTCTACGGCCTCAAGACCGGCGCCGACGACTATGTGACCAAACCCTTCGACCTGGCGGAGCTGCTGGCCCGGGTGGAGGTGTTGCTCCGCCGCAAGCAGTGGACGGCGACGGACGGCGACACCGACGATCAGGTGGAGCGCCTGGATTTCGGTAACTTCTGGGTCGACTTTCGCACCTGGCAAGCAAAGACCCGCCAGGGCATCCGGGAGCTCTCCCGCAAGGAGCTGGCGGTCATGAAGATGTTCGCCGAACGGCCGAGCCAGGTGATCAGCCGCCGCGAGTTGCTGACGGAAGTCTGGGACCTGCCCAACCATCCCAACACGAGGGTGGTGGACAACGTCATCGTGACCCTGCGCAAGGCCTTCGAGGAGAACTCCTGGCGCCCCCGCTTCATCCGCAACGTGCGCGGGGTCGGCTATCGCTTCGTGCCCTGA
- a CDS encoding DUF3891 family protein: MIFFRQDGDLVVTTQTDHAFFSGQLAGLWRDDELPDNPRREEILFGIREHDNGWRETDSAPWVNPESGDPYSFLDIPTEIRFEIWLRGVQRFADEHAYASLLIAHHASGLHEDHRQHEGWEAFFERLDELRKELTQRSGADAITVRRDYRILELTDLLSLAVCNDWREPIERGGLRFSVRPPEEERAPESSGLPLQEMAIEPLPLAGATTFGLRYRRIPDRPYRSDGDLAGALAEARWLERKIRVVSG; encoded by the coding sequence ATGATTTTCTTCCGACAGGACGGCGACCTGGTGGTCACCACTCAGACCGACCATGCCTTCTTTTCCGGACAGCTGGCCGGCTTGTGGCGCGACGACGAGCTTCCCGACAACCCGCGGCGAGAGGAGATTCTCTTCGGTATTCGCGAGCACGACAACGGCTGGCGGGAAACCGATTCGGCTCCGTGGGTCAATCCGGAGAGCGGCGATCCCTACAGCTTTCTAGACATCCCCACGGAGATTCGCTTCGAAATCTGGCTACGGGGAGTGCAGCGCTTCGCCGACGAGCATGCCTACGCCTCGCTGCTCATCGCCCACCACGCCTCCGGGCTGCACGAGGACCATCGCCAGCACGAGGGCTGGGAGGCGTTCTTCGAACGTCTGGATGAGCTGCGCAAAGAGCTGACCCAGCGCTCCGGCGCGGATGCCATCACCGTGCGCCGGGACTACCGAATCCTCGAGCTCACCGATCTGCTGTCGCTGGCGGTGTGCAACGACTGGCGCGAGCCCATCGAGCGCGGCGGCCTGCGCTTCTCGGTGCGGCCGCCGGAGGAAGAAAGGGCGCCGGAGTCCAGCGGCCTGCCACTCCAGGAGATGGCCATCGAGCCCTTGCCCCTGGCCGGCGCCACCACCTTCGGCCTGCGCTATCGCCGCATTCCGGACCGCCCCTATCGCAGCGATGGAGATCTCGCCGGAGCCCTCGCCGAGGCCCGCTGGTTGGAGCGCAAGATCCGCGTCGTCTCCGGCTGA
- a CDS encoding PEGA domain-containing protein, with amino-acid sequence MRLQMMKRWPLVAGLLAGALMILADVPVASADTPQRGQSARVQGGSSGGSSSGSSSVSRGSSRSSSSGSVSRSSGGRSSARSTPQTRPSRRGDSRPSARVRNPGNYEGSSSASDYSRRDRDSRRYRDHRDRHGYYGGHYRNYSYWGSHHYYPYWSSRFYWGWGPYWWGGYYGPPVRVYYSAADGLGALDFDVRPEKAEVFLNGQRIGVADNFDGFPTYLWLEEGTYDVVIYREGYETIARQYSIVPGVVIDIEDRMVPGEAIKPEELPASSTVNRDRRAQREQERQDALAREDEEWRERARAYRERRDAPADSRDARAEPSRLYLTVEPGDASVYLDGRVLGTGDELSRLHAGLLVDAGEHELEVVHPDYETQTIVFEVEEAGEETLDVELEPED; translated from the coding sequence ATGAGACTACAGATGATGAAGCGATGGCCCCTGGTCGCCGGATTGCTGGCTGGGGCCCTGATGATCCTGGCGGATGTCCCCGTGGCTTCCGCCGACACGCCACAGCGCGGCCAGAGCGCTCGGGTTCAGGGGGGTTCCTCGGGAGGCTCTTCCAGCGGTTCTTCCAGCGTCTCCCGAGGCTCCAGCCGCAGCTCGAGCTCGGGCTCTGTGAGCCGCTCTTCCGGCGGCCGTAGCTCGGCCCGCTCGACGCCCCAGACGCGGCCCAGCCGCCGGGGCGACAGCCGGCCTTCCGCCCGAGTGCGGAATCCGGGCAACTACGAGGGCTCGTCCTCGGCATCCGACTACTCGCGCCGGGACCGTGACAGCCGCAGATACCGCGACCATCGCGACCGCCATGGCTATTACGGTGGTCACTACCGCAACTACTCCTATTGGGGCAGCCACCACTACTATCCCTATTGGAGCTCCCGCTTCTATTGGGGCTGGGGTCCGTATTGGTGGGGTGGCTACTACGGTCCGCCGGTGCGGGTTTACTACTCCGCCGCCGACGGCCTGGGCGCCTTGGACTTCGATGTCCGGCCCGAAAAAGCAGAGGTCTTCCTCAACGGTCAGCGCATCGGCGTCGCCGACAACTTCGACGGCTTCCCGACCTATTTGTGGCTGGAGGAAGGCACCTACGACGTGGTCATCTACCGGGAGGGCTACGAGACCATCGCCCGCCAGTACAGCATCGTGCCCGGCGTGGTCATCGACATCGAGGACCGCATGGTCCCCGGTGAAGCCATCAAGCCAGAGGAGCTGCCGGCTTCCTCCACGGTCAACCGCGACCGCCGCGCGCAACGGGAGCAGGAGCGACAGGACGCTCTGGCCCGAGAGGACGAGGAGTGGCGGGAGCGAGCCCGGGCCTACCGCGAGCGGCGGGACGCCCCCGCCGACAGCCGGGACGCCCGCGCCGAGCCCAGCCGCCTCTATCTGACGGTGGAGCCCGGGGACGCCTCGGTCTACCTGGACGGTCGCGTCCTGGGCACCGGGGATGAGCTGAGCCGCCTTCACGCCGGCTTGCTGGTGGACGCCGGTGAGCACGAGCTGGAGGTGGTGCACCCGGACTACGAGACTCAGACCATCGTTTTCGAGGTCGAGGAGGCGGGGGAAGAGACCCTCGACGTAGAGCTCGAGCCGGAAGACTGA
- a CDS encoding glycosyltransferase family A protein — protein MEPEVSVVIPTYNRIDVLPEVLAALEAQEGAPPFEVLVVNDGSTDGTADWLDQRRFTLPAEVLHQPNAGPARARNRGVAAARGPWVAFLGDDTVPSPGWLAAHREAHRRHGDSPELAVIGYTRWHQRMRLTPFLDYINEYGLQFGYALIEDPDDVPFNFFYTSNLSLHRQRLLDEPFDEGFPYAAWEDIEAAYRLRRGGLRLIYEASAVVCHDHPTDLARFAQRQEKAGYSAVVFYLRHPEMASFLGLGPEGPPPPLNRWVQGLRGGLARTLQNTPVKMPALWQEWLRGQYILGLHRGWHHEVEARRSSTEGG, from the coding sequence ATGGAGCCTGAAGTCTCGGTCGTCATACCGACCTACAACCGCATCGACGTGCTGCCGGAAGTGCTGGCGGCGCTGGAAGCGCAGGAGGGTGCGCCGCCCTTCGAGGTGTTGGTGGTGAACGACGGCTCCACCGACGGTACCGCCGACTGGCTCGATCAGCGTCGCTTCACCCTGCCGGCCGAGGTCCTGCACCAACCCAACGCCGGCCCGGCGCGAGCCCGCAACCGCGGCGTCGCCGCCGCCCGCGGGCCCTGGGTGGCCTTTCTTGGGGACGACACCGTCCCTTCCCCGGGATGGCTGGCGGCCCATCGTGAGGCCCATCGGCGCCATGGAGACTCGCCGGAGCTGGCGGTCATCGGCTACACCCGCTGGCATCAGCGCATGCGCCTCACCCCGTTTCTCGACTACATCAACGAATACGGCCTGCAATTCGGTTATGCGTTGATCGAGGACCCCGACGACGTTCCGTTCAACTTCTTCTACACCTCTAACCTCTCGCTGCATCGCCAACGGCTGCTCGACGAGCCCTTCGACGAGGGCTTCCCCTACGCCGCTTGGGAGGATATCGAGGCCGCCTATCGCCTGCGGCGCGGGGGTTTGCGGCTGATCTACGAAGCCTCTGCGGTGGTTTGCCACGACCACCCGACGGATCTTGCGCGCTTCGCCCAGCGACAGGAGAAGGCGGGCTACTCGGCGGTGGTTTTCTATCTGCGGCACCCGGAGATGGCGAGCTTCTTGGGCCTCGGGCCGGAGGGGCCGCCGCCGCCTCTCAACCGCTGGGTTCAGGGGCTTCGCGGCGGCCTGGCCCGGACCTTGCAAAATACTCCTGTGAAGATGCCGGCTCTATGGCAAGAATGGTTGCGCGGCCAGTACATTTTGGGCCTTCACCGCGGATGGCATCACGAGGTGGAAGCCCGACGGTCGAGCACCGAAGGAGGTTGA
- a CDS encoding macro domain-containing protein, whose amino-acid sequence MSELHVRLKLDGTQLELLEGDITELELEAIVNPANENLQLGSGVAGAILEKGGEAIQEECNRIGQTPVGTAVMTGAGELKAQQVIHAVGPQMGEGDEDRKLASAVRSALALADRNGLKSIAIPAISTGVFGFPMDRCARILLTEVHRYLQGGTKLEKVVVCLHGEEAFGIFRRELRRGFR is encoded by the coding sequence ATGTCTGAATTGCACGTAAGGCTTAAACTTGACGGAACCCAACTGGAGCTCCTCGAGGGAGACATCACCGAGCTCGAGTTGGAGGCCATCGTCAACCCTGCCAACGAGAATCTACAGCTCGGGAGCGGTGTCGCCGGCGCGATCCTGGAAAAGGGCGGAGAGGCGATCCAGGAAGAGTGCAACCGTATCGGCCAGACCCCGGTGGGTACCGCCGTGATGACGGGAGCCGGCGAGCTCAAAGCTCAGCAAGTGATCCACGCCGTCGGCCCCCAGATGGGCGAAGGAGACGAGGACCGCAAGCTGGCATCGGCGGTGCGCTCGGCCCTGGCTCTGGCGGACCGCAATGGTCTCAAATCCATCGCCATCCCCGCCATCTCCACCGGCGTTTTCGGCTTCCCCATGGACCGCTGCGCCCGCATCCTGCTCACCGAGGTCCACCGCTACCTACAGGGTGGTACCAAGCTGGAGAAGGTGGTGGTTTGTCTCCACGGTGAGGAGGCCTTCGGCATCTTCCGCCGCGAGCTCCGGCGCGGTTTCCGCTGA